Proteins encoded by one window of Bradyrhizobium sp. B097:
- a CDS encoding RES family NAD+ phosphorylase produces MTAPLPPDDLDRRRPRQVRLRAGTVVHRFYTAAYDPIFFDASRLGRLNAPDGSYGVLYAAREPFGAFAETFLRVPGRTLLDTSMLSRKAYARLEIAADLSLIRLAGPSLAILGATAEVVHGGLPYDVPQAWSKALFGHPLNPDGIAYYARHDDEGLCYALFDRARSSVKEIDRQTNLDQDWFWRLAQRYRVGLAPG; encoded by the coding sequence GTGACGGCTCCACTGCCGCCGGACGATCTGGATCGCCGCCGTCCCCGCCAGGTCCGGCTGCGGGCGGGCACGGTCGTTCATCGGTTCTACACCGCCGCGTACGATCCGATCTTTTTCGACGCCTCGCGTCTCGGCCGGCTGAACGCTCCCGACGGGAGCTATGGCGTTCTCTATGCGGCCCGGGAGCCTTTTGGCGCTTTCGCAGAAACGTTCCTCCGCGTGCCGGGACGGACCCTGCTCGATACCAGCATGCTCAGCCGCAAGGCCTACGCTCGCCTCGAGATTGCAGCAGATCTTTCGCTGATCAGACTGGCCGGCCCCTCGCTCGCTATTCTCGGCGCGACCGCCGAGGTGGTGCATGGTGGGCTGCCTTACGACGTACCGCAGGCCTGGTCGAAGGCGCTTTTCGGCCATCCGCTCAATCCCGACGGCATCGCCTATTACGCCCGCCACGACGACGAAGGCCTTTGCTATGCGCTGTTTGATCGCGCACGCAGCTCGGTCAAAGAAATCGATCGACAGACCAACCTCGATCAGGACTGGTTCTGGCGCCTTGCGCAACGATACAGGGTCGGACTTGCACCCGGCTAA